The Candidatus Koribacter versatilis Ellin345 genome has a segment encoding these proteins:
- a CDS encoding glycosyltransferase family 2 protein yields MLLSAVIICKNEEQNIARTLASVVDLADEVILLDSGSTDHTLDVARTFGDKVKIFQEEWKGFAAQKNSAIAKASGEWILSLDADEEVSPLLGRELKEALGKKEEPQQKPGENAGQIIAGDGPFCGVTIPRDAYSIPRKNFFMERWIRRGGFYPDRKIRLVKKELAVFEDRAVHEDMKVSGQILPLHGAILHHAYPTLSSYIEHMNRYSSLGAEMVVAKGKHGFSFFNIVVRPWATFLYNYFLRLGFVDGREGLLLHLYHAVYVSWKYAKVWELSRKVRPT; encoded by the coding sequence GTGCTACTCTCCGCCGTCATCATCTGCAAGAACGAAGAGCAGAACATCGCGCGCACGCTGGCCAGCGTGGTGGACCTTGCAGACGAAGTCATCTTGCTGGACTCCGGTTCTACCGATCACACACTCGATGTGGCGCGGACCTTCGGCGACAAAGTAAAAATCTTCCAGGAAGAGTGGAAGGGTTTCGCAGCGCAAAAGAATTCGGCGATCGCGAAGGCGAGTGGAGAGTGGATTCTGTCGCTCGATGCGGATGAAGAGGTATCGCCACTGTTGGGGAGGGAGCTAAAGGAAGCGCTCGGGAAGAAAGAAGAGCCCCAACAGAAACCGGGTGAGAACGCAGGGCAGATCATCGCCGGCGATGGTCCGTTTTGCGGAGTGACGATTCCGCGCGACGCCTATTCAATTCCGCGGAAAAACTTCTTCATGGAGCGCTGGATTCGCCGCGGGGGATTTTATCCGGACCGGAAGATCCGGCTGGTGAAGAAAGAACTCGCGGTTTTTGAAGACCGTGCTGTCCACGAAGACATGAAGGTGAGTGGCCAGATTCTTCCGCTGCATGGCGCCATTCTTCACCACGCCTACCCCACGCTTTCCAGCTACATCGAGCACATGAACCGCTACTCGTCGCTGGGAGCGGAAATGGTTGTTGCGAAAGGGAAGCACGGTTTCAGTTTTTTCAATATCGTCGTTCGACCGTGGGCCACGTTCCTCTACAACTACTTCCTACGGCTTGGTTTCGTCGACGGACGCGAAGGGTTGCTGCTGCACCTTTATCACGCGGTGTACGTGAGCTGGAAGTATGCGAAGGTGTGGGAACTTTCGCGCAAGGTCCGCCCTACTTAG